A single genomic interval of Cervus elaphus chromosome 26, mCerEla1.1, whole genome shotgun sequence harbors:
- the RNASET2 gene encoding ribonuclease T2, protein MTSPAFLGALCLALSCLGSARGLGRSDDLEWGKLIMVHHWPATVCQEVRGHCKDPPNYWTIHGLWPDKSEACNRSWPFNPQEIKDLLPDMKRYWPDLLHPSNCSLQFWSHEWKKHGTCAAQLDALNSQWKYFSKSLDLYKELALSSVLQKLGIEPSTDHYYQVSDIRDALVSVYKVVPKVQCFLLEKGQEVQLLGQMELCFSKDLQLLNCTHAGEPAARGQGAWPSLGLHVCEDGPVLYPPLDQTKL, encoded by the exons ATGACTTCCCCGGCCTTCCTGGGCGCCCTGTGCCTGGCGCTGAGCTGCTTGGGCAGCGCGCGCGGGCTCGGGAGGAG TGATGACCTTGAGTGGGGCAAGCTAATCATGGTTCACCACTGGCCTGCGACCGTGTGCCAG GAAGTTCGGGGCCACTGCAAAGACCCTCCGAATTACTGGACGATACACGGATTATG GCCCGATAAAAGTGAAGCATGTAACCGATCCTGGCCCTTTAATCCACAGGAGATCAAG GACCTTTTGCCAGACATGAAGAGGTACTGGCCCGATCTTCTCCATCCGTCCAACTGCAGCCTCCAGTTCTG GAGCCATGAGTGGAAGAAGCACGGGACCTGTGCCGCCCAGCTGGATGCCCTCAATTCCCAGTGGAAGTACTTCAGCAAGAGCCTGGATCTGTATAAGGAGCTGGCCCTGAgcag tgtGCTTCAAAAATTGGGGATAGAACCATCTACCGATCACTACTACCAG GTGTCAGACATCAGAGATGCGCTTGTCAGCGTGTACAAAGTCGTGCCCAAAGTCCAGTGTTTTCTGCTAGAGAAG GGCCAGGAGGTGCAGCTCCTCGGGCAGATGGAGCTCTGCTTCTCCAAGGACCTACAGCTGCTCAACTGCACCCACGCCGGGGAGCCGGCGGCCCGCGGGCAGGGAGCCTGGCCGAGCCTGGGCCTGCATGTCTGCGAGGATGGCCCGGTCCTGTACCCGCCGCTCGACCAGACCAAACTCTGA